Genomic DNA from Bacterioplanes sanyensis:
AGGTGCTGGCCGCTGAAGAAGGGGCTGGAGTATCTTGTTACATTATTTCTATGGCCAGTGAGCCGTCTGATATCTTGACCGTGGCGTTATTGCTGCAGGAATGTGGCGTTCGCCATGCGTTGCCCATCGTGCCTTTGTTCGAAACCTTAAATGACCTAGAGCTGGCCACGCCGCGGATGAAAAAATTGTGGCAAGTGCCTTGGTATCAGCAGTATTGCCAGCAGCGCCAACAAGTCATGATTGGTTATTCCGACTCCTCCAAAGACGCCGGACAATTAGCCGCTGTGTGGGCTCAGTACCAAGCGCAAGAAAATCTGACGCAAGCGGCAGAAGAGGCCGGCATTCGGTTGCGTTTATTTCATGGTCGCGGCGGAACGGTGGGGCGCGGTGGCGGCCCGGCGCACAGCGCTATCTTGGCGCAACCGCCAGGTTCCGTGAAAGGTGGCTTACGCGTGACTGAGCAAGGCGAGATGATTCGCTTTAAGTTTGGTTTGCCAGCAGTGGCTTTGCGTAACTTAAAGGTCTATGTGTCGTCGGTATTGGAGGCAAACTTATTGCCACCGGCTGCCCCTGAGCCGCAGTGGCGTTCGTTAATGGAAACGCTGGCGCAAGATGGTGTGACTTCTTACCGTGCCATGGTCAGAGACGAGCCTGACTTCGTCACCTATTTCCGCGCCGCAACGCCAGAGATGGAATTGGGTAAATTAGCCCTCGGTAGCCGACCGGCGCGCCGCAAAGCCGGCGGTGGCATCGAAACCTTGCGCGCCATTCCCTGGATCTTTGCCTGGACGCAAATGCGTTTAATGTTACCGGCTTGGTTAGGCTCTGACGCCGCGCTGCATGCCAGTATTGGTCGCAACGAAATTGACACCCTGCATACTATGTATGAAAAGTGGCCATTCTTTCGCACCTACATAGATATGTTGGAAATGGTGTTGTCGAAATCCGACTTAGCCATTGTCACTTATTATGAGCGCCGTTTGGTGCCAGTTGAGTTGCAACCACTGGGCAGTTTGTTGCGCCAGAGGCTGGAGCAAGCGCGTGAGCTGGTACTGGCGATCAAACAACAACCACATTTATTGCACGATAACCCCGCGTTGCAGTACTCCATGGACGTTAGAAACCCGTACACAGATCCGTTGCACTATCTGCAAAGCGAGCTGTTGTACCGTGAGCGTCAAGCTGGCGACAGCAGTCATGAGCAAGTTGAGCAAGCTCTGAAGGTGACCATGGCGGGCATCGCAGCGGGAATGCGCAATACTGGCTGATTCTCTGGCTGGCGCTGTGTCGGTGGATTTCGGCCCAGCGTCAGCCCGGCTAGACCAAAGTCGCCCGTCACTAAGCGGGCTTTTTCTGGATGACGACTTGAGACCAAGCGTGGGTCAGAGTAAGGTTAGGCCTATTTTTTTGCATTCTGGCCGAAAATTGATCAGTCAGTTCAGCATACAGCTATTCATTAACCACAAGGAGTATGCGCATGCGCGTAATTCTGCTGGGTGCTCCCGGTGCCGGTAAAGGTACGCAGGCACAGTTTATTTGCGACAAGTTCACCATTCCACAGATCTCGACGGGTGATATGTTGCGCGCAGCCGTAAAAGCAGGCACTGAGTTAGGCCTGAAAGTCAAAGAAATCATGGAAACTGGTGGCCTGGTATCGGATGACATCATCATCGATTTGGTCAAGGAACGTATCCAACAACAAGACTGCAGCAATGGTTTCTTGTTTGACGGTTTCCCTCGCACCATTCCACAAGCACAAGCCATGATTGACGCTGGTGTCGCCATTGACCATGTGGTTGAAATTGACGTGGATGACGAAGAGATTGTGAAACGTTTGAGCGGTCGTCGTGTACATCCAGGTTCTGGTCGTGTCTACCATGTGGAATACAATCCACCGTCGGTCGCTGGCAAAGACGACGTCAGCGGTGAAGATTTGATTCAACGTGACGATGATCAAGAAGAAACCGTACGTAAGCGTTTGGCCATTTATCATGACCAAACGGCCCCATTGGTCAGCTTTTATAAAGAACTAAAAGCCGATCAAGGTGATAATGCGCCGAACTACCACCACATTGCAGGTGTTGGATCGTTGGACGATATTAAAGCAGCGGTGCTGTCTGCATTGTCCTGATATTGCTATTTATATCATTGCCGGGGAATCCGGCAATGATATCGTCTTCGCTATAAATCACTTCTTCATAAAATCCTCGGTTGCTTGCGCGGCAATTGACGATATATACCAACCTTACTGTCATATCGGCCAATAACGCGAAATAGAACGTCAGTTCTCGCGGGTTCTGGTCAACGTCAAAGCCTGTGGTTCAAATCTTAATGGCCACGCTGGCGTGGCAGGGCAGGGCTTCACCGTACGGTTTGACGCTCCTACCCAATCGACACCCTTTGCACCCGTTAGCATTAGGCGAGTTGTGCGGATCGCCACTCTAGCTTATAGAAACGCTGAGCGATGTTGATCTCAATGCACAGTTTCTCAAGGTAGAAGCACACTGCTGAGGCGCACTTCCTTACGGAATATCGCTGATATTTCAGCAGCGGCCTATTCATTAAATATGATGCTCGGGTTGGCCAACTGGGCAGCTTCTGTCGCTGGCAGGGTAATTATCCGCTGTGACTGGTTAACGCATTTCTCTGGGGGCGCCAGTGATATCTGATATCTACTGTGCTATCAATGAACTCCTGGCTGCTAATTTGTCTCTTGGTTCAATATGGTTGAGCTGGCGGGAGAGTGATGGGGTGTGAGGGGTGAGTGGTAGGAGCGACATGCATGCACTAGAGGGTGCCTTCAGAGTTTTAGAGAAGGCTGGTCATAGTTTTGGAGCACCGGAACGACTGCTGATAAATCCTGCTGCCATGTTTATACAAGTCACCTCTGGGAAGGTATGGCCGCTGAATGGCAAAAGACTAGGTTGATGATGGAGCGCTAACTCTTTTGTTGCAGTGAATACTCGCAAATATGTAGCCGAAGAGTTTTGCTGTCACCCGAAATCTGCCAAATTTTGACGCTCAAGTGACAAGAAAGCAGTTGCAGGTATCGAAATTTACACAAAGTGGCCTGAATGTGGCGTTTTATCGCATAAATATTTTGGTTTTTGTTATATAAATACTATTATTGCACTGGGTGGAATTTTGGATTCTCGATTACGTATACGTTTGCTTCAGTTGTTATGTGTGGCTGAATGTCATCGCGTGAATGTGGCAAACCTTATGTGCTGAACTTGCACTGAGCTACGATAGTCATAATCCAGAGCAATATATGTAAGCCCCGTCGTCAGTGCCTGCGCTGGCGTTTGCTAAAGATTTAGGTGAAAACAGAGGAATTAAATATGGCCAGACCTAAAAAAGCCCCTGCCAAGCGCGGTCGCAAGCCAGCAGCGAAAACAGCTGATAAGGCTGTACCTGCGGTGATCGCTAAGGCTAGTGCTGCCTTACTTAAAGCCGAGTCTGCTGTTGCAACTCAAGAAGGTAAAGTACAAACCGCAGAGAAAGCTGCGGTAGAAGCCAAAGCGAAAACCACCAGCCCTCGCGCTACTGCTGCGACAAAACGTGCGGCAACCCGGGCGGCTGACAAGGTTAAGGCTGAAAAAGAAAAGCTGCAAAAGCTGAAAGCGGCGATGCGCAAAGCCAAAGCAGGCCTGAAAGTGGCTGAGTTGGAAGCACGCATCCTGGAAGTTCAGTCACAGGCTGAGCAAGCAGTTCAGGAATATCAAACCAAGCTCAGCGAAAAAGCTGAAGCTGAGTTGAGCAAAGCGCTGCAAGCCTTTGAAACAAAATGGCGCAAGCAGCAAGAGCGCAAAGATGGCGCTAAAGTAAAATCGCAACAGAAGAAAGAACAAAGCAAAGCGGCTGCGGCCGTTAAGAAGTTGCAGAAGCGTTTGGCAGAAGCTGCCGATGCCGCTGAGAAAACTTCTCGTCCAGGGCGTCCAGCTAAGGCTGCGGCTTCCAGCACCGAAAAAGCAGCGCCTAAGCGTCGCGGTCGTCCACCAAAGGCAGCAACAGCGACGGCAGAAAAAGCAGCACCTAAGCGCCGTGGTCGTCCACCAAAGGCAGAAACAGCGACTGCAGAAAAAGCAGCGCCTAAGCGCCGCGGTCGTCCACCAAAGGCAGCAGCAGCCACCGCAGAGAAAGCAGCACCTAAGCGTCGCGGTCGTCCACCAAAGGCGGCAGCAGCCACCGCAGAGAAAGCAGCGCCTAAGCGTCGCGGTCGTCCACCAAAGGCGGCAGCAGCCACTGCAGAAAAGGCAGCACCTAAGCGTCGCGGTCGTCCACCAAAGGCAGCAGCTGCGCCGAGTGCAGAAAAAGCAGCGCCAAAGCGTCGTGGTCGTCCACCAAAGGCGGCAGCAGAAAAAGCGGCAGCTAAGCCTGCAGCACCTGCAAAGGTTGAAACTGCGGATAAGCCAGCAGAGTAATACCTTAAGCATCGCACCAGCCCGGTGCGATGCTTCTTCCCCCCTTCTATGTCGACGTGGTCTATTCTCTGACCAGACAAACGACCTTTGTTATACTCCCGCCCCTTTCAACCACGACCTGAGTTGTTATGGCGAACTTATTGATTTTGGATGCTTCCTCTACTTTTTGCTCCGTGGCTTTAAAAACAGCAGACGGTGTCGTGGCCCAGTCTGAGGTACAGCCGCGTAAACACGCCCAGCGTTTGCTGCCGATGGTGGACGAAGTTCTGGTTCGCTCTGGCCTGGCTCGACAACAACTCGATGGTATTGCTTATGCACGTGGGCCGGGGTCATTTACTGGAATCCGTATTGCCGCATCGGTTATGCAGGGCATTGCTATGGGGCTTGATTTACCCGTGTGCGGTATTTCTACCTTACAAGGGCTGGCGCAATCGCAACTAAAACCAGACGGACAGCGCATGCTAGCGGTACTGGATGCGCATATGGGTGAAGTATTCTGGGCGCAATACCGTTATGAAAATGGACTAGCGCTACTCGACGGTGAAGAGCATGTAGGGTCGCCAGACCTTTATTTGGCGAACACGGATGAAACACTATCCGCCGTTGGCAATGGTTTGAAATTGGCGCCGTTACAACATCGTAGCGGTAACCCTGACAAAGAGCTGGTAGCAGAAGACTTAGTCCCTTTGGTTTTGCAGCAATGGTCAGCAGGCGGCTTTGGCTGTATTGAGGATCATCAGCCGGTGTACTTGCGAGAGGGTGTCGCTTGGAAAAAACTGGCTGAGCAACCCAGCTTGCTGAAGCGGTAAGTATTATGGATTTCTTTCAGGCGTTGGTATTGGCGCTGCTGCAAGGTTTAACCGAATTCCTGCCCATCTCCAGCTCCGCTCATTTGATATTGCCATCGAAGCTATTGGGTTGGCCTGATCAGGGGTTGGCATTTGACGTTGCCGTTCATTTTGGCACCTTGCTGGCGGTCATGACCTACTTTCGGCGCGATGTTTGGCGTATTGGGCAACGTTTTTTGGTTACCGGTTTTAGCCAGCCGGATAACGATGCTCGTCTTGGCTGGTGGATCATCATTGCGACCGTACCGGCAGCGCTGGCCGGTTTGATTTTAAACGACTGGATTGAGCAATCGCTCAGAAGTTTGTGGGTCATTGCCATCACCACGTTGGGTTTTGGGTTGCTGCTGTGGGTTGCAGACCGCAAAGCCACTGAGCAAAAAACGCTATTGCAATTGACCTTTACCGCCGTGTTGGTGATTGGTTTGGCACAAGCACTCGCGCTGATACCGGGTACATCGCGCAGTGGCATTACCATTACTGCGGCATTGCTGTTGGGCTTTCAACGCGTCGATGCCGCACGCTTTTCTTTTTTGCTGTCCATTCCGCTGATATTGGCTGCCACCCTACTAAAAATCATGGAACTGGTCAGTGGCGGCGATGGCAGTGGCTGGTTGATGCTACTGTTTGCCACCTTGGTTGCGGCCGTGAGTGCGTGGCTGTGCATCCATTGGTTTTTAATTTGGCTCGAGCGTATTGGCTTGCTGCCATTTGTTGTGTATCGGCTGTGTCTTGGTTTGCTGTTATTGGTACTGCTCATGGGTGGCGCATTGTGACGGCTTTAGTATGTAACGACCACTCTCTGGATGCCATTGCTGCGGCCTTGTGCGAACACTATGGTTTGGCGATAAAGCAACAATGGCCAGACGACGGTGAATATCATCTGAGTCTGACGCTGCAGGGATTGAGCTTGCAGCAGCAGGCGGCCGATAAAAGTGCCGTTACCGTCGACTTTTGTGCGGGTGCCAATGCTCACCGGCGCCGTTTTGGTGGCGGCAAAGGGCAGGACATTGCCAAGGCGATTGGTATTGGTCGCTATGTTCCCAGTGTTGCTGATTTAACTGCGGGTCTTGGGCGTGATGCCTTTGTTTTAGCGTCTCTCGGTTGTCAGGTAACGGCGCTGGAGCGCCACCCTGTGGTCGCTGCGTTATTGAGCGATGGCTTAAGTCGCGCTGGTAACAGGCATCTGCCTGCGCCATGGCAAGCGCTACAGGCATTGCGGCCTGTCTTGGTTGATGATGAGACTCGAAACGTCGTACAGCGCATTCAGTTGCAGCACATCGGTGCTAAAGATTGGTTGCAACAACAGCCTGACAATAGTGTGGATGTGATATATCTCGATCCAATGTTTGCTCACGATGGTCGGCAAAAAGCGCAAGTGAAAAAGGACATGCAGGCCTTTCGTCATGTTGTTGGGCAAGATGACGACGCCGATGAGTTGCTGCATGAGGCGTTGCGTGTCGCGCGCTGTCGTTGTGCGGTCAAGCGCGCCCGAAAAGCGCCGCCATTGGCAGGGCAGGCTCCAACTTACGCTCTGACAGGCAAGGCCAACCGCTTTGATGTTTACGCCAAAGCTAAGGTGGAAGCGCCGTAACTGATGGAACAAAAAAGCGGCGCCGATTGGCGCCGCTGCTGATCACGCTAACGGGTTTGAATGGCTAGGCGTTTTTTTCGGTTGGCGTGTTGCCGCCTGCAACCACGCTGCGCTGAATACTTTGTCGCAAAGCACCGTCCAGCAAGCCTTCAAGAACCACCAGCAACTCCGGCATTTGCTGCGTCGCTTGCAGCTTGCCGTCATCTCCCTCTTGGGCAAACTCAAGCCTTAGCAGCTGACGAATCAGAGTTCTGAACAATTGCTTGTCAAAAAACTCCGGTGAGTTAATGCCGTAGAGCAAACCGATGCGCTGTGCCAGTAATGTTGCACGCTCTTCCAATTGGGCGGCATCGAGTGGTGCGTGGGTGTGCTGAATCAAACTGATGGTCAAATAGTAACGCTGCAGTGTTTGCAGCATATTGCCCGCCAAACCATTGAGCTGATTAAACTCATCGCTGTGCGCAGGTGTGGCGTGGTACCCCTGTTCACCGTGGTACAAATATCCAACGCCCACCAAAGCCTCTAGCCATTGCTGCACGAGTTCGGGCAGCGCCTCTGGTGGCCACTGCAAAAACAGCTCTGCTTGTAAGAAGGGATACAGGGTTTGCACCATTTCGATCACTTCTTCACGCTGATAGCGATCGTTGCTGATAAACAAGCAGGCCAGCAGCGAAGGCAAAGCATATAGGTGCAGAACATTATTGCGGTAATAGGTGAGGGTGACGGCCTGGCGCTCATTGGTTTGAATCAAATCGCCCATCGGGTGGCTGGAGCGTGATACCACTTCCAGTTGCTCAGCGTAGCTTAACCAGTCCTGGCCATTGCCTTCTGGAAGTTGCGTCAGAGGGCTGTAAGGAGTGAATTCCATCAGTCGTTTATAGGCGTCCATTTGCGCAATCAGCTGTGCTTCTTCCATGGCTTGCCGTGGTGATGCCAGGATGGATAACGCAACCAGGTTAATCGGGTTTACCGATGTGGCCCGATTGATTTCCGTGACAACCTTGAGCGCCAGATTGTCGACAACATCGCGTGCCCACTGTGGGCGGAAATCACACTCCTGGTAATTCTGTTGTTGCCAGCCGGGTTGCTGCTGGTCGAGGAATTGCGTCAAGTAAATGGGCTCACCGAAGGTGACGTGTACCTTGCCAAAGGATTTGCGGAACGAACGCAGCGTGCCGAGCACACCCAGCAGGCTTTCCTTTTGCTTTTTCTTACCGCGCAATTCACCCAGATAGCTGCCGGCTTCGAACACTTTTTCATAGCCGGTGTACACAGGTACAAACAAAATGGGCTTGCGTGAGTCGCGCAGGTAGCTGCGCAACGTCATCGCCAGCATGCCGGCCTTCGGGTTCAGTGTACGGCCAGTGCGACTGCGCCCACCTTCAACAAAATACTCGGTGGCGTATCCGTGGGTAAAAATCGTATGCAAGTATTGGTCAAATACGGCCGAATACAGAGGGTTGTCTCGGAACGTACGGCGCATAAAAAAAGCACCGCCGCGGCGTAAGATTGGGCCGACGATGGGCATATTCAGATTAATGCCAGCGGCAATTTGTGGCAGTTGCAGTCCTTGGTGGTAGAGCAAATAAGACAGCAACAGATAGTCGATATGACTGCGATGGCAAGGCACATAGATAATGGCGTTGTCTTTGCTCACCTCTTTCAGGTGATCGATATTGTGCACCTGTACGCCATCGTAGATTTTATTCCACACCCACGTCAGCACCACATCGAGAAAGCGAACATTGGTGTAAGAAATGTTGGAGGCAATCTCATCGGCGTATTTCAGTGCTTTGCCCTGCGCTTGCTGGCGACTGATGCCTTTACTAGTGACTTCCTCTTCAATGGCTTTTACCACGGTGGGGGCGTGCGGAATTTTGTGCACCAAGGTGCGGCGGTGGGATAGATCCGGGCCCAGCACCGACGCTGACACATGGCGATTGTGCACGCGCAACACCCGCGCCACTTTACGCGCTAACAGTTCCGGGCTTTTGCTGTCTTCGCTGAGTTCGCGTAATGACAGAGGTTTACTGAAATGTACAAAAGTATTGCGGCCATTGAGTAAAATCGCCATCAAGGTCGTCAGGCGACCACCGAGGGTGCCGCTGTTCTGCAGCCAGATGCGCAGAAACGACCCTTCTTTATCTGGCGCACGGCCCCAAAAGACACGCACGGGCACGACTTGAATGTCGTCGGCGTCGTGCTCTTGCAGCCACTGGCAATGACGCACCAGATAGCGATGCACCACAGGCGTGGCGCGTTTGCGAAACGGCGCCCCCGCGCGGCGATAAATCGGAAAAAACGGTGAGCTGTCCAGTTGATGTTGGTCATCTCCCAAGCGTGGTGCTGGCCAGCCAAATTGGCGCACTTCGCGGTCGATCACCAGTTGTTCGGCACGCGAGCGATACAGCAGGGCGTACACCACAGGTTTGCTCGGGTCGAGGTTGAATTCATCCACGCTTGGCCCAATGATCTGGGTGCGAATAATGCTGTACAGCCAGGTTTGCTGCCAGCGAAATAGGGTGCGTCGCAACGACTTTAGAAAACTCATGTTGGCCTGAATCGGTTGCCGAAATAACAGCAGCGGAGTTTACCCTGCCAACGACGCGGATTAAACGCCGTTGGTGATTTCCAGGCACATAGGTGCCTGACTGACAGCGATGGCCGGTCAGAGTGTCTGACCGATGAGTAATAGCGTTTGCCATGGAGTGAAGGATGATTGACATACAACAGTTGACCAAGCGCTTTGGCGGCTTCACCGCCGTCGACAATGTGACCTTTACAGTAGAGCCGGGTGAGGTGCTGGGGTTTTTAGGCCCCAACGGTGCTGGCAAGTCGACCACGATGAAAATGCTGTCCGGCTTTCTCGAGCCAAGCAGCGGCAGTGTTCGTTTGTTTGGTCGAGACATTGTGCGTGACCGTATCGCTGTACAACAGCAGCTCGGTTACTTGCCGGAAGGGGCGCCCGCCTACGAAGACATGCGCGTCGATGCATATCTAAAATTCATTGCTGAAATGCGCGGGTTGCGCGGCGATGCTCTGCGCAAACAGCTGCAGCATGTGGTGGATTTGGTTGATATCGGTGAGGTATTAACGCAGCGTATTCAGACGCTGTCAAAAGGGTTTAAGCGTCGTGTCGGGCTGGCACAAACCCTGATCCATGACCCGCAAGTTCTGATTCTCGATGAGCCTACCGATGGTCTGGATCCGAACCAAAAGCAGCAAGTACGCCAGCTGATTACCAATTTATCGACAGATAAAATTGTCATCATCTCCACTCATATTCTTGAGGAAGTCAGTGCGGTGTGCAGTCGCGCTGTCATTATTGCTGGCGGCAAAGTGGTGGCGGACAGTCAGCCGCAAGAGTTAGAGCGGCGCTCGCGTTATCACGGCGCAATTACGTTGCGTTTACAGCAGCCTCAACCACAGCTCGAAGCGGCGCTGACTGCGTTACCAGGTGTCGCTGCTTTAGAAACGGTGCAGACTGAGCAGTCGTATTTGTTGTTGCCCGAGCGCGGTACGACCTTGTATCCAGCGTTGCACGCGCTGCTGCAGCAACAAGGCTGGGCGGTGGACAGTCTGCATATGGAGCGCGGACGTTTGGACGATGTATTTCAGCAATTAACTCAGCAGGAGGTGGCATAAATGAGCTGGGTCATCTGCAAGCGTGAGCTAAGCGCCTATTTCTCGACGCCGGTGGCTTACGTTTTTATTTTTATGTTTTTGGCGTTGGCCGGCATGTTCACTTTTTATTTGGGGCAGTTTTATCAGCGCGGTCAGGCCGACTTGGTGCCCTTCTTTAATTTCCATCCATGGCTGTATCTGTTTTTTATGCCAGCGGTGGCGATGGGCTTGTGGTCGCAGGAGCGCCAATTAGGCACCATTGAAATGCTACTGACCTTGCCGGTGAGTCCGGCGCAAGCGGTATTGGGTAAATTTTTCGCCGCTTGGCTGTTTGCGGGTATTGCTTTGCTACTGACCTTTCCTATGTGGTTGGCGGTGAATTATTTAGGCGCACCGGATAACGGCGTGATTGTGGCCAGCTATTTGGGCAGCTGGCTGATGGCCGGCGCGTTTTTGGCCATTGGCTCGTGTATGTCGGTGCTCAGTCGCAACCAAATTGTGGCGTTTATTTTATCCGTCGTACTGTGCTTCGTCTTTATGGTGTCAGGCCTGTCGATGGTATTGGATGTCGTTCGAGCTTGGGCGCCGTTGGCGGTGGTCGACATGGTGGCTGGTTTGAGTTTTTTGACGCGCTTTGAGGCCATGTCGCGAGGTGTCATCGATCTGCGTGATGTGGGCTATTTTGTCTGGCTCATTGCCGTGTGGTTGATGGCAACCGTGCATCTGTTAAACATCAAGAAGGCAGCTTAAGGGAGGCATTATGAGAACTGTCATCATGATTGTTGTGGTCGCTGTGGCTCTGTTGGCGGGCAATGCCTTGCTGCAATTACTGGGCGCGTCGGCGCGCATCGATTTGACCGAGCAACAGCTCTACAGTTTGTCAGCAGGGACGCGGCAGGTGGTAGGCGAGCTGCAAAAACCGCTGACGGTGGAGCTGTATTTTTCGCAGCAGGCGAGTGAGGACCTGACGCAGCTGCGCGCTTATGCTGAGCGGGTAGACGAGTTGCTGCAGGAATATCGCTTGGCCAGTGACGGGCAGCTGACGCTGCGACGCGTTGATCCCGAACCTTTTTCTGAACAGGAAGACGACGCCACACGGTTTGGTCTGCAATCGGTGCCGGTCGGAAATCTGGGTGAATCTCTGTACTTCGGGTTGGTGGTGCGTGATGCGAACGATAATTACGAAACTTTGGCCTTTTTGCAGCCTGATCGCGAGCCTTACCTGGAATATGAGCTGACGCAGATGATTTATCGGCTGCAGCAAGACACCTTGCCGGTGATTGGTGTGCTGAGTGGTTTGCCAGTGATGGGTGGTTTTAACCCAGCTACTGGCCAGCCCAATGAGCCGTGGATGGCGATCGAACAGCTGCAAAGTTTGTACGAGGTGCGTTCGCTCAATGCTGAACTGACCCGTATCGACAGCGACGTGGATGTATTGCTGTTAATTCAGCCGCCCGATCTGACAGAGCAAGCTCAGTACGCCATCGATCAGTTTGCTTTGGCGGGCGGTCGAGTATTGGCCTTCATCGACCCAGTGGCAGAAACCGCTGCCGGCGGCATGATGGGGCTGCAGCAACAGGCATCCGCCGATAGTCTCACGACGTTGCTGGCTGCATGGGGTATCGACTGGCAGTCGAATCAGGCGGTGTTAGACGCTACCAATGCTTTGGTCGTCAGCCAAGGGCCGGGCAAACCGCCGATGCGTCATTTTGGTTTGTTGGCACTCGGTGAAAGCAGTTTTGTCGCAGACCAGTTGCAAACTTCCGCGTTGGAAGCGGTGAATCTGTCCAGTGTTGGCCGTTTAACGGCGGTCGAAGACGCTTCTAGTGTCTTTTTGCCTTGGTTGTTCAGCAGTGCTGACAGCATGTCGATCGATGCGACTAGGTTGCAAATGGGGGCCGATTTGCTGCAGTTGCAGCGCGATTTCAGCAGTGCTGCGGAGCGCCAAATATTGGCCGCCACGGTAACCGGCTCCGCTCGTTCCGCCTTTAGCGCTATTCAAGCCGAGCAGTGGCGCCAGCCTGAAGATCCAGAGCACATCGCTGACACCCAACAATTGGCGGTAACCGTCGTGGCTGATACCGACGTGCTCAGCGATCGTCTGTGGGTGCAGGTGCAGAACTTCTTTGGTCAGCGCATTGCGACACCGTGGGCGGATAATGGCACCTTGTTGGTGAATCTTACCGACCAAATGGCCGGTAGCACGGCATTGATGTCGTTGCGTGCGCGTGGTCAGTATCAGCGCCCCTTTGATCGCGTAGAGGCGTTA
This window encodes:
- a CDS encoding GldG family protein, coding for MRTVIMIVVVAVALLAGNALLQLLGASARIDLTEQQLYSLSAGTRQVVGELQKPLTVELYFSQQASEDLTQLRAYAERVDELLQEYRLASDGQLTLRRVDPEPFSEQEDDATRFGLQSVPVGNLGESLYFGLVVRDANDNYETLAFLQPDREPYLEYELTQMIYRLQQDTLPVIGVLSGLPVMGGFNPATGQPNEPWMAIEQLQSLYEVRSLNAELTRIDSDVDVLLLIQPPDLTEQAQYAIDQFALAGGRVLAFIDPVAETAAGGMMGLQQQASADSLTTLLAAWGIDWQSNQAVLDATNALVVSQGPGKPPMRHFGLLALGESSFVADQLQTSALEAVNLSSVGRLTAVEDASSVFLPWLFSSADSMSIDATRLQMGADLLQLQRDFSSAAERQILAATVTGSARSAFSAIQAEQWRQPEDPEHIADTQQLAVTVVADTDVLSDRLWVQVQNFFGQRIATPWADNGTLLVNLTDQMAGSTALMSLRARGQYQRPFDRVEALREQAEQRFLASEQRLQQQLQATEQQLMELQPAPGDEPLTLTAEQQQAIEAFQQQKLDIRRELREVQHALNKDIDALGTQLKVLNILLLPLLLTLLVGGIAYLLQRRRVL